One Canis lupus dingo isolate Sandy chromosome 3, ASM325472v2, whole genome shotgun sequence DNA window includes the following coding sequences:
- the CRABP1 gene encoding cellular retinoic acid-binding protein 1 codes for MPNFAGTWKMRSSENFDELLKALGVNAMLRKVAVAAASKPHVEIRQDGDQFYIKTSTTVRTTEINFKVGEGFEEETVDGRKCRSLATWENENKIHCTQTLLEGDGPKTYWTRELANDELILTFGADDVVCTRIYVRE; via the exons ATGCCCAACTTCGCCGGCACCTGGAAGATGCGCAGCAGCGAGAATTTCGACGAGCTCCTCAAGGCGCTGG GTGTGAACGCCATGCTCAGGaaggtggcggtggcggcggcgtcCAAGCCGCACGTGGAGATCCGCCAGGACGGGGACCAGTTCTACATCAAGACGTCCACCACCGTGCGCACCACCGAGATCAACTTCAAGGTCGGCGAAGGCTTCGAGGAGGAGACGGTGGACGGACGCAAGTGCAGG AGTTTGGCCACTTGGGAGAATGAGAACAAAATCCACTGCACACAAACTCTCCTTGAGGGGGATGGCCCCAAAACCTACTGGACCCGCGAGCTGGCCAACGACGAGCTCATCCTG ACGTTCGGCGCCGATGACGTGGTCTGCACGAGAATTTATGTTCGAGAGTGA